A window of the Microtus pennsylvanicus isolate mMicPen1 chromosome 4, mMicPen1.hap1, whole genome shotgun sequence genome harbors these coding sequences:
- the Siglec15 gene encoding sialic acid-binding Ig-like lectin 15 produces the protein MPEQRWSMQVPSEVSAEAGDAAMLPCTFTHPHRHYDGPLTAIWRAGEPYAGPQVFRCTAARGSELCQTALSLQGRFRLLGNPRHNDLSLRVERLALADSGRYFCRVEFAGDAHDRYESRHGVRLRVTAAPRIVNISVLPGPAHAFRALCTAEGEPPPALSWSGPALGNSSAAEQSQGHGYQVTAELPALTRDGRYTCTAANSLGRAEASVYLFRFRGAPGASTLALLLGALGLKALLLLGVLGARATRQRLDHLVTQDTPPRSQAQESNYENLNQMSPPGHQLPRVYCEELLGHHHPVVHQEK, from the exons ATGCCGGAGCAGCGCTGGTCCATGCAGGTGCCCTCCGAGGTGAGCGCGGAGGCGGGCGACGCGGCGATGCTGCCCTGCACCTTCACGCACCCACACCGCCACTACGACGGGCCGCTGACCGCCATCTGGCGCGCGGGCGAGCCGTATGCGGGCCCGCAGGTGTTCCGATGCACCGCAGCGCGAGGCAGCGAGCTATGCCAGACGGCTCTGAGCCTGCAGGGCCGCTTCCGCCTGCTGGGCAACCCGCGCCACAACGACCTGTCACTGCGCGTCGAGCGCCTCGCCCTGGCGGACAGTGGCCGCTACTTCTGCCGCGTGGAGTTCGCCGGCGACGCCCACGACCGCTATGAGAGCCGCCACGGGGTCCGGCTGCGCGTGACCG CTGCACCGCGGATCGTCAACATCTCGGTGCTGCCAGGCCCGGCGCACGCCTTCCGCGCACTCTGCACGGCCGAGGGGGAGCCCCCGCCTGCCCTCTCCTGGTCGGGCCCCGCCCTGGGCAACAGCTCGGCGGCCGAGCAGAGCCAGGGTCACGGCTACCAGGTGACCGCCGAGCTGCCGGCGCTGACCCGAGATGGGCGCTACACGTGCACGGCAGCCAATAGCCTGGGCCGCGCAGAGGCCAGCGTCTACCTGTTCCGCTTCCGTGGCGCCCCCGGAGCCTCCACTCTGGCGCTCCTACTCGGCGCGCTGGGTCTCAAGGCGCTGCTGCTGCTTGGTGTTCTGGGTGCGCGAGCCACCCGCCAACGACTAG ATCACCTGGTCACGCAGGATACCCCTCCACG GTCTCAGGCTCAGGAGTCCAATTATGAGAACCTGAACCAGATGAGTCCCCCAGGCCACCAGCTGCCACGTGTTTACTGTGAGGAACTTCTGGGCCACCATCATCCAGTCGTGCACCAAGAGAAGTGA